In Marivirga salinae, a single window of DNA contains:
- a CDS encoding response regulator: MEKELFIIDDDSIYRMIVSSMLEDILPELQITECDNGEIGLAKLKEVENSNKEIIVLLDINMPILNGWEFLEEIKNQNYYKLSTLKIYLVSSSTDESDISKSKQFNYLSGFYHKPLEIDDLRKILELN, translated from the coding sequence ATGGAAAAAGAATTATTTATAATCGATGACGACTCTATTTATAGAATGATCGTTTCATCAATGTTGGAAGATATACTACCTGAATTGCAAATTACAGAATGTGATAATGGTGAAATTGGTTTAGCTAAGTTAAAAGAAGTAGAGAATTCCAACAAAGAGATTATTGTTTTGCTTGATATAAATATGCCCATTTTAAATGGCTGGGAGTTTTTAGAAGAGATAAAAAATCAAAACTATTACAAACTATCGACTTTGAAAATATACTTGGTTTCATCATCCACCGATGAAAGTGACATATCAAAAAGTAAACAGTTCAATTATCTTTCTGGATTTTATCACAAACCATTAGAAATAGATGATCTTAGAAAGATCTTGGAATTGAATTGA
- a CDS encoding DHH family phosphoesterase, with amino-acid sequence MNIYLKIAAEIKAANNIIITSHKSPDGDSVGSSLGLLHFIEKLGKTATVCHPDPAPKFLHWLDTSSFLVMTEQPEAVTKAFEAADLIFCLDYNASNRIGSEMQALLEAKDCKTIMIDHHLAPELPATLSVSETTASSTAELIVELIEESGHGDLLDQSIGTPLYLGILTDTGSFRFPSTTPRTHEVLAKLLASGVEQHLIHEALSDNNTATKLRLQGYAMSKKMEILEDYNVAIISLSKEELSEYQYQKGDTDNLANQALSIQGMKAAIVFTERDGIMKISFRSKGEENAVNILASEHFNGGGHANAAGGMSELGVEETMEKIRGLIPEYF; translated from the coding sequence ATGAATATATACTTAAAAATCGCAGCTGAAATAAAGGCTGCCAACAACATTATCATCACTTCTCACAAATCTCCTGATGGAGATTCAGTCGGGAGTTCTCTTGGTCTTTTACACTTTATTGAAAAGCTTGGGAAAACTGCAACGGTTTGTCATCCGGATCCTGCGCCAAAGTTTTTGCACTGGCTGGATACTTCCTCTTTTTTGGTGATGACGGAACAGCCCGAAGCTGTCACTAAGGCCTTTGAGGCAGCCGATCTGATCTTTTGTTTGGATTATAATGCATCTAATAGAATTGGTTCAGAGATGCAAGCCCTTTTAGAGGCAAAAGACTGTAAAACCATCATGATTGACCATCACCTGGCTCCGGAATTGCCGGCCACTTTGAGTGTTTCGGAAACAACGGCCTCTTCCACTGCAGAGCTGATTGTAGAGCTCATAGAAGAATCAGGCCATGGTGATTTACTTGATCAATCCATCGGCACCCCATTATACTTGGGCATATTAACCGATACCGGGAGTTTTCGCTTTCCTTCTACCACGCCACGAACACATGAAGTATTGGCAAAGCTGCTAGCCTCTGGGGTAGAGCAGCACTTGATTCACGAAGCATTAAGTGATAATAATACCGCTACTAAATTGAGGCTACAAGGATATGCCATGAGCAAAAAAATGGAAATACTAGAGGACTACAATGTTGCGATTATTTCCTTATCCAAGGAAGAACTAAGCGAATATCAGTACCAAAAAGGAGATACCGATAATTTAGCTAATCAAGCCTTATCGATTCAAGGCATGAAAGCGGCTATTGTATTTACCGAACGAGATGGAATCATGAAAATATCCTTCCGTTCAAAAGGCGAAGAAAACGCAGTAAATATACTTGCCTCTGAACACTTCAATGGAGGTGGACATGCTAATGCAGCAGGAGGAATGAGCGAGCTAGGTGTAGAGGAAACAATGGAAAAGATAAGGGGTTTGATTCCTGAATACTTTTAA
- a CDS encoding TonB family protein, with product MKKDKNHIDPNWEFSIEKMQAYVNGTLRPEEQHQVEKYLLSHPFEAEAMEGYLENPEALHDLPSLKANLQARTTPKQEQRTIPFWRKALPFAAVFLLLIISSVLIIMCFQQDESFTPLAIKSEEAIKFDDYENPANPPIPVQDESREKESENLPKAMVKSNDSESKQEIELPIKTVEDAERIAQKESISIEEDLIVSETAVPYEDSFQEFNKDSMAGKVAEIETDQNKSSVARSKKANELASSIAPTNEQTDQGDKRKVAVSQRISGEVLDAETGEAIPGANVILKGTSIGTSTDLDGSFEIAANLNDVLIVNFIGMEQQEFVVSKEAENKIFLNTDVAQLSEVVVTSIGQEKEEDNTYSGARPRMGFSDYRDYLKDNLRYPPKALEAGTEGKVRLKLSISATGSITEVEVIRGLGDGCDEEAIRLIMEGPKWEPAKRGDTPMESSKKISVRFKIN from the coding sequence GTGAAGAAAGATAAAAACCATATTGACCCTAATTGGGAATTTAGCATAGAAAAAATGCAAGCTTATGTTAATGGCACTTTAAGGCCTGAAGAACAACATCAAGTTGAAAAATATTTGCTGAGTCACCCTTTTGAGGCAGAGGCCATGGAAGGTTATTTGGAAAATCCAGAGGCACTGCATGATTTGCCAAGCCTTAAAGCTAATTTGCAGGCTAGAACTACTCCTAAGCAAGAACAACGAACAATACCTTTTTGGAGAAAAGCATTGCCTTTTGCTGCCGTCTTTTTATTGCTAATTATTTCCAGCGTACTCATTATTATGTGTTTTCAGCAAGATGAATCATTTACTCCCTTGGCTATTAAATCGGAAGAGGCCATAAAATTTGATGATTACGAAAACCCAGCAAACCCTCCCATCCCTGTTCAAGATGAATCAAGAGAAAAGGAATCTGAGAATCTACCAAAAGCAATGGTTAAAAGTAATGATTCTGAAAGTAAACAAGAAATAGAATTGCCTATCAAAACAGTCGAAGATGCTGAACGCATTGCTCAAAAAGAATCGATTAGTATTGAGGAGGATTTAATTGTATCGGAAACTGCTGTTCCTTATGAAGACAGCTTTCAAGAGTTTAATAAAGACTCGATGGCGGGAAAGGTAGCAGAAATTGAGACCGATCAAAACAAATCTTCAGTAGCAAGAAGTAAAAAGGCCAATGAATTGGCATCTTCTATTGCTCCCACCAATGAGCAAACGGATCAAGGAGATAAGAGAAAAGTTGCTGTCTCCCAAAGGATTTCAGGAGAAGTGCTAGATGCTGAAACGGGAGAGGCTATTCCAGGAGCTAATGTAATTCTCAAAGGTACTTCCATAGGCACTAGCACTGATCTAGATGGTTCCTTTGAGATTGCAGCAAATTTAAACGATGTACTCATTGTGAATTTTATAGGCATGGAACAGCAAGAATTTGTTGTGAGTAAAGAAGCGGAAAATAAAATATTTCTAAACACTGATGTAGCTCAATTAAGCGAAGTAGTCGTTACAAGTATCGGCCAAGAGAAAGAAGAAGACAATACCTACAGTGGAGCAAGGCCTAGAATGGGTTTTTCTGATTACCGTGATTATCTCAAAGATAATTTAAGATATCCTCCCAAAGCACTAGAGGCAGGTACAGAAGGAAAGGTCAGATTAAAATTAAGTATCAGTGCAACCGGTAGCATTACGGAAGTTGAAGTTATAAGAGGACTAGGAGATGGCTGTGATGAAGAAGCAATCCGTTTAATCATGGAAGGCCCAAAATGGGAACCTGCTAAAAGAGGAGATACTCCCATGGAATCAAGCAAGAAAATTTCAGTTCGGTTTAAAATTAATTAA